The DNA sequence TGGTGATCGGCAAAGGAGGATACCTGCAAGATGAAACGGGTTGTGAGCATCAGCCTGGGCAGCTCGATCCGGGACAAGCGGGTTGAGCTGGAGTTCATGGGAGAGCGCGTCCTCATCGAGCGCATCGGCTGTGACGGCGACGAGCAGATGGCGCGACGCCTGTACAAAGAGCTGGACGGCAAAGTGGACGCGTTCGGGGTGGGGGGCATTGACCTGAACGTGCGCGTGTTCGACCGCTATTATCCCATTTACGGCGCTCGCAAGCTGATCGCCGACGTGCGACACACCCCCGTCGTCGACGGGGACGGCGTACGCCGGATCGTGGAACGACAGCTCGCCCAACACGTGGAGTCCCAGATCGGCGACGAGATCCAGCCGAAGCGGGTTATGATCACGACCGCGGTGGATCGGTTCGACATGGCGCTCTCCTTCCACGAGGCGGGATACGAGGCCACTTACTGCGACTTCATGTTCGCGCTGGGCTTGCCCATCCCGATCCACTCCCTGCGCTCGCTTCGTATCCTGGCGGCCCTCCTCCTGCCGGTCCTGGGACGTCTGCCGCTGAGCATGTTGTATCCCACCGGCGCCAAGCAGCAAGAGATCGTCCCCAAATTCGGCCGCTGGTATCAGTGGGCCACCGTCATCGCCGGTGATTTCAACTACATCAAGCGACACATCCCCGACCGCCTGGACGGGAAGGTGATCGTCACTAACACCACCACCGAGGCGGACATGGACCTCCTGCGCGATCGGGGCGTGAAGTACCTGGTGACCTCTACCCCCCGGCTGAACGGCCGCACCTTCGGCACCAACGTGATGGAAGCACTCCTGACGGCGTTGGCCGGCAAGGGACGCCCGCTGACACACGAGGAGCTGTTGGAGATGATGCGGCACGTGGACATCACCCCGACGGTCACCCGCCTCAACTGAGCAGGCTCCGGGGAGCAAACGAAACGGGCGATCCGTGCACGGATCGCCCGTTCTCATGCGGCCGTCTGAGAAGGCTAGAACCCCTGGAGTCGGCTGAGATCCGCGATGCCGTCGGGGAGCGCCGCCACATGCTGAACCAGCCCCAGCCGAGCGGCCCGCAAGTCCGGGTCCTCCGCCATAACCAGGATGTCGGTGAAGAACGCGTTGATGGGATCCTTCAGCATACGCAGCGCGGTCGCCAATTGGGCCACGTCCCCCTCGGGCGAGACCCACTCGCGGGCGGCCAGATAAGCCTGGTATAGCGCCTGCGCGCTGGGCTCCGTCAGCCGATCCGGCTGCAGGGGATAACGCTCCTGGATGTCCCGTACGATGCGCTTGCACCGGGCGTAAGCGATGAGCAGTTCGCCCCAGTCGGGCTCCTCTACCAGCTCCGCCAGATCCTGGACGGTGCGATAGGCTCGGTACGGATCGTCGCCGCGCTCCGCCAGCACGGCATCCACCACATCGTATCGGTACCCTTCGTCCAGGAGCCAGGCCCGCAGGCGGCCCTCCACGAACGCGGCCGCCTCCTCGATGTGCTCCTCCGTCGCCTCTACCGGCAGGAGCCTCGCGGCGGCCTGCAGCCCCGACCGCAAGGAGAAGGCACGCTGGTGCCCGATCAGGATCTGGATAAGCCCCAGCGCCGCCCGCCGTAATCCGAAGGGGTCGGCCGCGCCGGTGGGCGCCAGACCCACGGCGAACAGGCCCGCCAGGCTGTCCAGCCGGTCGGCCACGGCCAACAGCGTGCCGATGGGGCTCTCTGGGAGCTGATCACCGGCGAAACGAGGGCGATAATGCTCCTCGATGGCCCAGGCCACCTCCTCCGGCTCACCGCTGTGCAGGGCGTAGTACCGCCCCATGATCCCCTGCAAGCTGGTCATCTCCACCACCATGCTGGTGACCAGGTCCGCCTTGCAGAGGTAGGCGGCGCGCTCGGCCAGCTCCTGGGATCTCGGATCCAGCTTCCATACCGGCCCCAGCCACTTCACCAGCTCGATCAGCCGGTCCGATTTGTCCAGCATGGAGCCCAGCTTCTCCTGGAAGGTGAGCGTCGCCAGGCGCGGCCGGTAGCTCTCCAACGGCTGCTCGCGATCATGGCGCCAGAAGTAGGCCGCGTCGGCGTAGCGAGCTCGCAGCACATCCTCATATCCCTGACGCACAAGGTCCGGGTCATCCGGCTTCCCATTGGCCACCGTGATGAATCGAGGGAGGATCCTCCCGGTCACCCGGTGCACCACGGGGAAATAGCGCTGATGCTTCTTCATGACCGTCATCAGCACCTCAGGCGGCAGGCTCAGATACGTCTCCTCAAAGCCGCCCATCAGTGCGAAGGGAGTTTCCACCAGATCGGTCACCTCGTCCAGCAGGGCCGGATCATCGGGGATCTGTCCATCCACCTCGGCGGCCAGCTCGGTGATCTGCGTCATCACAAGCTGTCGCCGGGCGGAACGATCCACCAGGATGTCCGCGTCGGCCATCACCCGCCAATACTCCTCCGCCCGCTCGATGGTCAGCGAGGGCGACCCATGCATCCGCAACCCCCGCGTGGTGCGTCCGCTGCGCACCTTCGCATATTGGAACGGAATAACCTGCTCGCCAAACAGGGCGACGATCCAGCGGATCGGTCGAGGGTAGGCAACGCCGTCCGAGTCCCAGCGCATGGTCTTCTCAAACCGCAGCCCGGCGATCAGGCGCGGTAGCATGTCGCGAAGCACGTCCACGGCCGGTCGCCCCGGCTCCACCTTGACGGCGAAGACGTACTCGCCGCCTTCCGTCTGGCGCCGCTGCAGGCTCTCCACGGGGACTCCCTGCCGTCGGGCGAATCCCTCCGCCGCCTTCGTCGGATTCCCTTGGTCGTCGTAGGCCACGCGGGCTGGAGGTCCCTTGATCACCTGCTCGGACTCGGCCTGCCGCCCGGCCATCCCTTTGACATAGAGCACCTGCCGCCGCGGTGTGGCCGTGACCACCATGTCCTCATACTCCAGGCGCGCCTCGCTCAACAGGCGTCGGGCCAGATCCGGCAACTGCTCCAGGGCAGAGGCCACATCCCCCACGGGCAGCTCCTCCGTGCCGATCTCCAGCAACAGATCCGCTCGATCCACCTCCATCGCCTGTTCCTGCTGGGCCTCCGCCTCCACCGCGGGCGCCTGAGTCTCGGCGGGAAC is a window from the Chloroflexota bacterium genome containing:
- a CDS encoding quinate 5-dehydrogenase, whose translation is MKRVVSISLGSSIRDKRVELEFMGERVLIERIGCDGDEQMARRLYKELDGKVDAFGVGGIDLNVRVFDRYYPIYGARKLIADVRHTPVVDGDGVRRIVERQLAQHVESQIGDEIQPKRVMITTAVDRFDMALSFHEAGYEATYCDFMFALGLPIPIHSLRSLRILAALLLPVLGRLPLSMLYPTGAKQQEIVPKFGRWYQWATVIAGDFNYIKRHIPDRLDGKVIVTNTTTEADMDLLRDRGVKYLVTSTPRLNGRTFGTNVMEALLTALAGKGRPLTHEELLEMMRHVDITPTVTRLN
- a CDS encoding glycine--tRNA ligase subunit beta; the protein is MGREGITFQEIIMRLERFWASRGCIIWQPYSEKVGAGTMNPATVLRVLGPEPWNVAYVEPSYRPDDGRFAENPNRMQMHFQYQVILKPDPGNPQELYLESLEAIGIDRHQHDIRFVEDNWASPALGAWGLGWEVWLDGLEITQFTYFQQAGGVSLDPVAVEITYGLERIAMFLQGAREVWALDWDGRLSYGDILRQQEIEHCHYAFHVADVERLKEMYDLFEAEARNALAHKLVVPAHDYVLRCSHTFNLLDTRGAIGVTERASYFARMRDLAREIAQAYLEQRERLEYPLLGAWEVPAETQAPAVEAEAQQEQAMEVDRADLLLEIGTEELPVGDVASALEQLPDLARRLLSEARLEYEDMVVTATPRRQVLYVKGMAGRQAESEQVIKGPPARVAYDDQGNPTKAAEGFARRQGVPVESLQRRQTEGGEYVFAVKVEPGRPAVDVLRDMLPRLIAGLRFEKTMRWDSDGVAYPRPIRWIVALFGEQVIPFQYAKVRSGRTTRGLRMHGSPSLTIERAEEYWRVMADADILVDRSARRQLVMTQITELAAEVDGQIPDDPALLDEVTDLVETPFALMGGFEETYLSLPPEVLMTVMKKHQRYFPVVHRVTGRILPRFITVANGKPDDPDLVRQGYEDVLRARYADAAYFWRHDREQPLESYRPRLATLTFQEKLGSMLDKSDRLIELVKWLGPVWKLDPRSQELAERAAYLCKADLVTSMVVEMTSLQGIMGRYYALHSGEPEEVAWAIEEHYRPRFAGDQLPESPIGTLLAVADRLDSLAGLFAVGLAPTGAADPFGLRRAALGLIQILIGHQRAFSLRSGLQAAARLLPVEATEEHIEEAAAFVEGRLRAWLLDEGYRYDVVDAVLAERGDDPYRAYRTVQDLAELVEEPDWGELLIAYARCKRIVRDIQERYPLQPDRLTEPSAQALYQAYLAAREWVSPEGDVAQLATALRMLKDPINAFFTDILVMAEDPDLRAARLGLVQHVAALPDGIADLSRLQGF